The sequence below is a genomic window from Arthrobacter sp. U41.
CATTCGCGCGTTTCCGCGTCGGTTCCTAGTCAGGCACCAGTCAGAGAGTAGTCAGACACGCTGAAGGGGTGGTCACTGCGGTGGCCGCCCCTTTTGCATGCACGCAGGGCATGCCCCGGGACACCCTCCCGGGGCGGACCCGGGTCCGGGCGGAATGACGCCTTTGGTCCCCGGCACGATAACCTAGCTCAGAGTTCACCAACGGGAAGGCACCATGGAAACCGTCACCACTTCAGCCCAGCCAAAGAAGAGCCGGCGCCGAGTTCTCTTGAAGCTCTCAGGCGAGGTCTTCGGCGGCGGGAAGCTGGGCGTCGACCCTGACACCGTCCGCGGCGTGGCCAAACAGATCGCCGCAGCAGTCCCCGACGTCGAAGTCGCGATCGTCGTCGGCGGCGGAAACTTCTTCCGCGGCGCCGAACTGTCGCAGAGCGGCATGGACCGTTCCCGCGCAGACTACATGGGCATGCTCGGCACGGTCATGAACTGCCTGGCCCTCCAGGACTTCCTGGAACAGGCCGGCGTCGAAACCCGGGTCCAGAGTGCCATCACCATGGGCCAGGTCGCAGAGGCGTACATTCCGCGCCGCGCCATCCGCCATATGGAAAAGGGCCGCGTCGTCATCTTCGGCGCCGGCGCCGGACTGCCGTACTTCTCCACCGACACCGTGGCCGCCCAGCGCGCCATGGAGGTCCACGCCGACGTTGTCCTGATGGCCAAGAGCGGGGTCGACGGCGTTTACACCGCCGACCCGAAACTGGATCCCACCGCCGAGAAGCTGCACCACCTCAGCTACGACGAGGCCCTGCGACGTGACATCCGCGTGATGGACCAGACCGCCATGACCATGTGCAAGGACAACAACCTCACCATGGTGGTGTTCGGGATGGAAGGCGAAGGCAACGTCACCAGGGCCATCCTGGGCGAGGACCTGGGCACCGTCGTCACCCCCTAGCAGCGGCTAGGATGTTTTCAGGACAGTTCCGCACCCCGGATCCGGGCTAAGCAGGCGGAATTCAACCATGACCGTGCAGCACCCCGCCAAGGGCGGGTGGCACCAATTTCTGAGGAGAGATCGTGATCGAAGAAACCTTGCTCGAAGCCGGGGACAAGATGGACAAGGCGGTTGAAGTAGCCAAGGAAGACTTCGCCTCAATCCGGACCGGCCGCGCCACCCCGGGCCTGTACAACAAGGTCCTGGTGGACTACTACGGTTCCCCGACACCGCTGCAGCAGTTGGCCTCCTTCGCCGTTCCGGACGCCCGCACCATCCTCATCACACCCTTCGACAAGACCGCGCTGCGCGACATCGAACGCGCCCTCAGCGACTCCGAGGTGGGAGCTAACCCCTCCAACGACGGCAACGTCATCAGGATCACCATCCCTGACCTCACGCAGGAGCGCCGCAAGGAATACGTCAAAATCGTCAAAGCCAAGGGCGAAGACGCCAAGGTGTCCATCCGCAACATCCGCCGCAAGGCCAAGGAAACCCTGGACAAACTGGTGAAGGACGGCGAGGCAGGCGAGGACGAGGGCAGCCGTGGCGAAAAGGAACTGGACGCCATGACCAAGGCCCACGTCGACGGGATCGACGAGCTGCTCAAGCGCAAGGAAGCCGAGCTGCTCGAGGTCTGATGACGCAGGAACAGGGGGACCCCGGAGCCGACGTCCGGGTGCGGGGGAAGCAACGGAGGAACCCGACGCCCAGGGCCGGCAGGAATCTTCCCGCGGCGACTGCCGTGGGTCTGGGCCTGCTCACCTTCGTCCTCGGCGGGCTGCTGCTCTTTCCGCTGGGGTTCGTGCTGATCGTCACCGCCTTCGCGGTCTTCGGTGTCTGGGAAGTCTTCCGGGCACTGGAAACCACGGGCACGAGACTGCCGATCATTCCGGTGATGACCGGCACGGTTGCGATGCCGGCCGCCGCCTACTTCGGAGGCCTCGAAAGCCTGCTGTTCGCAATCATGATCAGCAGCGTCGCGGCGCTGATTTGGCGGTCCCTGGAGGGCGCGGCCGGATCCGCGCGAAGCATTTACGCCGGTGTCTTCACCCTGGCCTGGATTCCGTTCCTGATCAGCTTCGCGGTGCTGCCGCTGCACACCGTGGTGGGCCAGACACCGGTCGGGCTGTGGCCCGACGGCGTGATTCCCCCGGGAGCGTGGCAGATTGCCACCCTCCTGCTGCTGGTGGTCGCCAACGACACCTTCGGGTACATCGTCGGAGCCTCGCTCGGCAAGCACCCGATGGCGCCGAAGATCAGCCCCAAAAAGAGCTGGGAAGGCTTCGCCGGCTCCATTGCCGGAGCCACGGTGGTCGGAGTGCTGGCCGCCATCTTCCTGCTGGAGAAGCCCTGGTGGGTGGGGGCGGCGCTGGCCGTGGGCATGGTCGCAGCAGCCACCGCCGGGGACCTCTCCGAATCCATGGTGAAGCGCGAACTCGGGATCAAGGACATGAGCAGCATCCTGCCCGGCCACGGCGGGGTCATGGACCGGCTGGATTCGATCGTCTTCGCCTCCCCGGTGGCGTTCATTCTCTACTCGCTCTTTGCCGGCGTCTGAGGCGGCTTCCCACCCTCCGGCATCTAGAATGGTGCCGGACAAACCAGCCGAACGGCATTGAAGGAAACAAAAGTTACAGTGGACATTCAACGGCAGATTCCTGCGTCTTTTGACCGCGTCGAGCGGACCCGGTACGGCTACAACGCCAAGCAAGTCGACGAGTTCATGCAACGTGCACGGGTGTCGTTCGAGTCCCCCCAGTCCGCCGCCCGGCCGGTCAAGAGCGCGGACGTGCGGGCCGTGTCCTTTGATCCGGTCAAGGGCGGCTATGCCGCGGCCGGCGTGGATGCGGCGCTGGACCGCCTGGAAGACGCCCTCGCCCGGCGGGAACGTGACGAACTTGTCGCTGAAGGCGGCGAGGAAGCCTGGCTCCGCGA
It includes:
- a CDS encoding phosphatidate cytidylyltransferase yields the protein MTQEQGDPGADVRVRGKQRRNPTPRAGRNLPAATAVGLGLLTFVLGGLLLFPLGFVLIVTAFAVFGVWEVFRALETTGTRLPIIPVMTGTVAMPAAAYFGGLESLLFAIMISSVAALIWRSLEGAAGSARSIYAGVFTLAWIPFLISFAVLPLHTVVGQTPVGLWPDGVIPPGAWQIATLLLLVVANDTFGYIVGASLGKHPMAPKISPKKSWEGFAGSIAGATVVGVLAAIFLLEKPWWVGAALAVGMVAAATAGDLSESMVKRELGIKDMSSILPGHGGVMDRLDSIVFASPVAFILYSLFAGV
- a CDS encoding DivIVA domain-containing protein — protein: MDIQRQIPASFDRVERTRYGYNAKQVDEFMQRARVSFESPQSAARPVKSADVRAVSFDPVKGGYAAAGVDAALDRLEDALARRERDELVAEGGEEAWLREIGRLAGVLRGRLHRPDGQRFRRPSKAKARSYNTTDVDDLCYELIGYLEEDKPLSVDNVRRAVFRPAVGRDGYDESQVDAFLDRVVELMAAID
- the frr gene encoding ribosome recycling factor codes for the protein MIEETLLEAGDKMDKAVEVAKEDFASIRTGRATPGLYNKVLVDYYGSPTPLQQLASFAVPDARTILITPFDKTALRDIERALSDSEVGANPSNDGNVIRITIPDLTQERRKEYVKIVKAKGEDAKVSIRNIRRKAKETLDKLVKDGEAGEDEGSRGEKELDAMTKAHVDGIDELLKRKEAELLEV
- the pyrH gene encoding UMP kinase codes for the protein METVTTSAQPKKSRRRVLLKLSGEVFGGGKLGVDPDTVRGVAKQIAAAVPDVEVAIVVGGGNFFRGAELSQSGMDRSRADYMGMLGTVMNCLALQDFLEQAGVETRVQSAITMGQVAEAYIPRRAIRHMEKGRVVIFGAGAGLPYFSTDTVAAQRAMEVHADVVLMAKSGVDGVYTADPKLDPTAEKLHHLSYDEALRRDIRVMDQTAMTMCKDNNLTMVVFGMEGEGNVTRAILGEDLGTVVTP